A DNA window from Bradyrhizobium barranii subsp. barranii contains the following coding sequences:
- a CDS encoding GNAT family N-acetyltransferase: MGQTLPKPGLRPFLPDDVPVLAAIFTASIEELTGEDYNEAQQQAWMEAAETEEFGKRLAADLTLVATLEGSPVGFASLRGADHIHMLYVHPAVTGQGIATMLVDALEKLAGGRGATSLAVDASDTAQNFFAKRGYVAMQRNSITINDEWLANTTMKKTLGAAQ, encoded by the coding sequence ATGGGACAGACTTTGCCAAAACCCGGCTTGCGGCCGTTCCTGCCTGATGACGTGCCGGTCCTCGCCGCGATCTTCACGGCAAGCATCGAGGAGCTGACCGGCGAAGACTACAACGAGGCGCAGCAGCAGGCCTGGATGGAAGCGGCGGAAACCGAAGAGTTCGGCAAGCGGCTCGCGGCCGACCTGACGCTGGTCGCGACGCTGGAGGGCTCGCCCGTCGGCTTCGCCTCGCTGCGCGGGGCCGATCACATCCATATGCTCTATGTGCATCCCGCCGTGACCGGTCAGGGCATCGCGACGATGCTGGTGGACGCGCTGGAGAAGCTCGCCGGCGGCCGCGGCGCGACCAGCCTGGCGGTCGATGCCAGCGACACCGCGCAAAACTTCTTCGCCAAGCGCGGCTATGTCGCCATGCAGCGCAACAGCATCACCATCAACGACGAGTGGCTCGCCAACACCACGATGAAGAAGACGCTCGGAGCTGCGCAATGA